TCCAGCGTGATCGGCCCCCTGGTGAGGGTGTCCACAGCGCCGTTGAGGCTGGTGGGCGTGAGGTCGGCGGGGGTGGCGAACGCGGGTGCGGCGACACCGGCGAGAACCACGGATCCGGCAACGACAGCGGCAGCCTTCAGGGACTTCATCGGATTCCTTTCAGGGGAAACAAGGGAAATGACGACGTCGTGCCTAACGAGCCCCGCCGGGAGCGGAAACCCTGTACGCAGAAAATTTCTGCACCCCGGGGAGGAAGACACCGGGGTGCAGAAATCAGGGTTCGGAAACCGCGTGCGGAAACCGGGAAGGGGCCGTCAGCCGACGGGCAGGGCCGGCAGCGCCGGGGCCGCCGGAACGGCCGGTGCCGCGGGTACCGCCGGAGCCGCCGGAACCGCCGGTGCCTCGACCGGCAGGGTGGGCAGGGTCAGGCCCGCCCCGGCCAGCACCGCGGTGACCACACCGAGCAGACCGCCCACCACACCCGTCAGCGCCGGGGCGACCTTGCTGACGTCCAGCGACGTCGCCGCCGCGAGCAGCGCGTCAACTGCCTTCTGCAGCACCGCGACAGCGTCGGCCACGGGGTCGGCGGCAGCCGCCGCCCGCGACGTGCCGTGGCCGTGGCCGCTCTTGGCGAGCGCGGGAAGCGTGAGCACCGGCTTGGCCGGGAGAGCCGGGGCCGCCGGGAGAACGGGCGTGGCGGGGAGCGCCGGCGTGGCCGGGAGCGCTGGTGCGGCGGGGGTGGCGGGGAGCGCGGCGGCCGGGTCCGCGGGCAGCGCCGCGACCGGGTCGGCGGGCAGGGCGACCGGATCCGCGGGCAAGGCCTCGGTCGGGTCCGTCGGCAAGGCCTCCGTCGGATCCGCGGGCAAGGCCTCCGTCGGGTCGGTGGGCAGGGCCTCGGTCGGGTCCGTCGGCAGGGCCGGGGCCGTCACCGGGGCCGCTGCAGTGACCTTGGCGAGGGCCGCCTTGGCCGCGTCGCCGAGCTGGGTGGCCTGGTCGGCGGTGAGTTGACCGTCCTCGGCTTTGAGGACGGCGTCGACCAGGTCGGTGACCGGCTTGAGGACGGTGCCGAGATCGCCGAGGCCCTTGGCCTGGGTGAGCAACGCGTCGGTGCCGGGGACGGGCGCATCGGAAGCCGCGGCGGTGCGCTCACGGGCTGCGGCTCCGTCGGACGCCATGGCGGCGGGGGCGGCGATGCCGAGGACGAGGGTGGCGCACAGTGCGGTGCAGGCGATACGCCGTGTGGACAGGCCACGCATGAGGAAATCCTTTCGGTTGCGTCGGGTCTCGTGTCCACCGTGCAAACCGCCGTCGCACTCCGCAACAGATCCAACGCGCCGCGTAATCACCCATGGCCCACGTCGCACGCATCACCCCTGGTGAGGCGGCCTGTCAAGGTCCGTCGAGCGTGTCACGCGCTCCTCCCCCCATTCGGGGCAACACCTCAGGCGACGCATCCGGCAATGCGAACGGCCGCCCTCCTGGCGGGAGGGCGGCCGTTCGGCGAATGACGTGTCGTGACCTCTGGGGGGGGGAGGCGACGTCAGTCGTTGATGCAGGTGTTGCCGAAGGCCGGGTTCAGCAGGCCGACCAAGTTGAGCGTGTTGCCGCAGACGTTGACCGGAACGTGCACGGGAACCTGAACGACGTTGCCGGACAGCGCGCCCGGGGAGTGCTCGGCGACGCCGTTCGCGCCACTGTCGGCGGCGGCGATGCCGGAAGCGCCGGCGACGGCCGCAGCGGCAACGGAGGTCAGGACCAGGCCCTTCGCGATACGCGACATGGAGAGGTGCTCCTTGGGGGGTTTTGAAACAAACACCTGGGCGGGGATGCCCGGCGCTGAAGTCAACGCGCGGGGCGCACGGGAGTTGTGCCGCCGAACGAGTGATGCGACCGGAGAACAGGCTTCACCATTCCGACACAGTTGTCCGGTTTCGACGGATTAATCCGGACAGTGGTTAGAGTTACGCCTCGTCCGACGCACGCCTATAGCAGGCAAATCGCACGAAAGGGCACGCAGGTCATGCGTATTTCCCTGGGTTCCCTGGGCCCGACGCTGCGCCACGCGACGGCCGGCGTCCTCGCCCTCGCCTCCCTCTGGGTACCGGGCGGCGCCCGGGCGGCCGGCGCGCCGCCCGCGTCCGAGGCGCAGCGCCTGGCGTTCGCGCAGCGCTACCACGCGACACAGCACGGCGGGATCGTCCGCGCCGCCAACGCGGCGATCAGCTGCCGCGCGGCACCGGCGGCCGGGGCGACGCCCGTCTGCCCGTCCGTGCGCCAGGGCAAGGCTGCCGTCAACAACGAGTTCGACATGTTCTACGTCGACGTCGACGTAGACCCGAACACCTACAACTCCTCCAGCGCCGAGGTCCGTCTCCCGCAGGGCGCGCAGGTGTCGTACGCGCGGCTGTACTGGGGCGGCAACCTGCGCGTCGGCGAGCAGAAGCCGCCGAAGGACAACGGGCGGGTGCTGCTCGCCGAGCCGGGCGGGGAGTACAAGGCGGTGCTCGCGGACACGGTC
The Streptomyces sp. NBC_01485 genome window above contains:
- a CDS encoding chaplin, with product MSRIAKGLVLTSVAAAAVAGASGIAAADSGANGVAEHSPGALSGNVVQVPVHVPVNVCGNTLNLVGLLNPAFGNTCIND